The following is a genomic window from Desulfofarcimen acetoxidans DSM 771.
TCGACAGAAGCACCATCCGCATTAGTAATATGCTGAGTTCGCTGTGTCACTAAATCCATAATATTGCTCAGATTCATTCCTTGCTGAACCACTTCAGTCTGTACGTTAATAATTTTCAGTAGCTTGTCATTGCTTACACTGTTTTGATTCAAAACTACTCAACCGCCTCTGCTTAATAATATTTAACTGTAATATATATTTTTATCAATCCCGTATCTTTATAATATCGAAGATTGTGAGCAGTCACATCATACATGCTTGATACTTCTTTGATTCTGAACCTCCTCCGGGACGAGTCCATGGTTTTTCAGGAGCGATTTTCTATAAATCGGCCATAGTTTGTTTTCTCCTTTTCATTTCATAAACTATATGATATCCTTTACTTTCCTTTCGCCATTTTCCTTTTTAGCATACTTCTTATTTATGACAACATCAAAGACATTATTGTTTTGCTTAAGCGATATTTTTTCCATAACAATCGCATAAATCTCTTCTAAATCTTTATATTCAAGCTTATTATTTGTTGATATTAGGGAATCATTTATTTCATTGTTTAATTTATCATTTACAAGAGGAACATGGAAATGTTTCCGCATACAACCATAAGCTTTTTGTGTTTGCAGGAACATAATTTGCTTCTAAAAACCAGCAATTTCAAGGCTTTAACGTTTTTCTATCCTTTTACTACAAACTCAACGTGCCTTAAGGCTACAAAAAAGGTGCCGCTTGAACCTGGTAGGGCCTTGGCGGCAGGGTGTACTTTGTAACTATAATTGTAACCATTTTGTATCCGACAGTAAAATATTAGAACTCAACATCAAAAGAATTTTTTACCCATTTTTCTTTTTCTATATTCATCAAGCTCTTTTTTCTCTTCAACTTTAATTTTATCAAATTCTTTTTCAAGCAAATTGTTTTGTATTCTTTGTTCATCTAAAAAAGTCACTCAAATAATCATTATTGCCCATAATTTAACCCCTTTGATTCATATTTATAAAACTTACAACCTATGTTTTATTTTGGATACTTTATCACTCCCAATAACTCTTAAGTTTAATTTTATAGCTCTCTATTAATTCGTTATTAAAAATTGACTTTCAATACGAGGAAATATCATGAGCAATGATTCTTTCGCGTAATTCTTCTACTGATAGATTTTGGGGATTTCCATAGAGCTTCGCAAGTTCGCCGGCCATGTAATGGATTGTCCAGGAAAATGTCTCGTCAAGGTCTATTACTAATCCTTTCATTCCTTTATCTTGCAGTTGTTTTTGAAAGCAACAACGTCAGCGTTTATTTGTTCCATCATTTGTCCTATCCTTTCTTCCGAGATTCTCAGACCTTAAAATATCATTTCAGCACCTTACAGGATTTCTACATACCCTTCCACTCCGTTTACTCGAATTCGCTGTCCGTCTCTAATCAACCTGGTAGCGTTTTCTACGCCTACAACTGCGGGCAAGCCGTATTCTCTGGCAATTACGGCACCGTGGGTCATCATCCCGCCAACTTCCGTCACCAAGCCTTTGATGGATACAAACACCGGCGTCCAACTGGGGTCAGTAAATGCGGTGACCAAAATATCGCCGTCCTCCATGTGAGCATCCTCCATTTTAAGAACAACCCG
Proteins encoded in this region:
- a CDS encoding MerR family transcriptional regulator gives rise to the protein MDSSRRRFRIKEVSSMYDVTAHNLRYYKDTGLIKIYITVKYY